ttttcatttgtcatttttgggaaaaagtggaaaaaaatgatttttcggaccacttaataacttatgtgctgtaagtgtgtttaaatgtttcaacgatctacacatacatacatacacatacatacacaaacatacgcgttgttaatttttataaaacacagtatttctccgttgatatattggacatccaccaaggcttgcggtcttgtcgtttttatttttaaaaaaatgcagtgtatattttccatccgccatgcaaggctataaaagttttagaccaccacacggccatgaaccatgtctgtcgtaacaatatcgaacagtaacccatatttcgtcataagcagacccgaaagcaaatgtaagttgttgaaaatagaatgaaaatttttattcgatgttgtttaaatacataggttgcatagtcctgaccctaacttaactatttttcaataaatctccttgcatttcagcaaaacaatcttgtctagaacagaaaataattatcagagacaattttcgttcaagatttttccttacctgcagagaatgcaattctcgcgtaacttttgaaaaggtcctatgtaacaaatgtaaacaaatcgagttaatggatgcacgctatttgttttcaatcattgaatgtattacaaaaacaatcgttcacgtatctatcttcttcatctttttgtcgccgatacaaaaaatatccaatgtacagattcgaattttaagcacccggctattacttcggacgccactttcctccgacggccgaaacgtccgaagtaacaaagcagtcaaaacaactcgcagtcgtacttcggtcgttttggaatttgtttcttacaggtgttgttatcgatttcagtgcaattcaacgagtgataacaatagtaatcagtctttagaacgaaatgctgatatttggattgttgtttattagttagtttcaaatttttatagtgcaacgtaatatgtccaatgtgcaaacgcgggcagtcaaaacgtccaatgtaacatttttcgctccgaggcttcaaccttaatctcaaatcacggaacaatagttacgattggttttacgaagttattcttgacagctagtggtgaaaacagtgataaagattgatagtttttaagacaattcgcgaaataatgttcgggtcttcaactacgtttttcccgagttggcgaaaatgttacattggaccttttcaaaagttacgcgagaattgttcattaattgtgaataaccgtatcctctttttcgtctgcaatgatgtcaaggcaaaagtacttatgtgtatgagttccaaacatcatacacaccagatgggccaacaagaaggactgccgggccgcaggttgagtatcgctggtctaacgtcatgtgtattgatatatactaaatataataacttttctgtattaaaactatggaaaaatgtcatatggtgagtcaaatatttttgatgtgatgaatagatgtgatgaatgttttacagatatgtctgtaaatttacaaacatatttgtaaatctggcatctctggtggtctgagaatttattgcaagaaatcgcttgaaaacatgcaagaatttgcttgagaatgaagtggattgagtccgcaccacttagcatGAAACGCATACAAtcgtgagaagtaaacaaccacatagaattgtattggtgtggttacattgcttcccactagcttcgttcgaattcgtcagcatctatcgaacaaaattgtttgtttcttttcgtctgttatcgcacaatcaagttttcgtgcgtactccgagccaatgtAACCTTAACCTAAGAGGAAGGTGAGCGAACGAGTGATAGACGAATGctgctgcaaggtaaatagtcctcaaattaacgaaaggaaacaaacgatagccccatgaaataacaaaaaataagatatagtcgttttcataataaaacgaAATATTTCAGGATACGATGGTTCTTGTTCGATAatttatcaaataaagttttagtttcatatttttaaattaggggaaatatttcagtaagatatgcaaatctacctcacaaaaaatacagttgaaagcgaaacgattcagacagtatttttcgacagtaaataaaaagttgtatcgctgatatgaaatgtttttatattttatcatattgtgctcgataatttcGAGAAAGTCTTTCGCGTTTTagtacagttttgctatagcagttaatgcaaaacattgaagaaaatcagcgcaacgctagtttgtgctGAAAATAATGAACCACGGCTCAaactaaatcaaaatttcaaaatcatagtttgattttctattctgctaaaatatttttaacaaaattcggaCATATAATTATTGCTAACAAacagcattttatgaatgaaaagaacagTGCTACATAACATCTCACACTTTTTTATACATGCTCCCTCTAATGtacgaaagagtgagtgaactgctaaaaagaactagttcacttaagtgaacggttggtcactgaacggttcattaaagtgaacccatttgcccatctctaatctgAGCACTCGAATACGAATGCCTTTGCTCTTTATTTCTGGCTTCGTTCAggccaaggcgcttatatcaatgtataacaggtgaagcaacatcatcacttcaataagaaggagattacggtttgtggagcgggggttgtttgttttgttattgctaggtgTGTAACTTGGAACCGCCGCTGGAAATCACCCAATGCGCCCGCAACACGAATACACGTCTCACCTCTTTGGCTGTTTGACTCTGTCTGACGGGAGCTGCGGTTGTGATAGTTGATCGAGCTCGAGGCGGCATATAATGTAGGGTGATATATGAGACGGCACGTCTTGCCTCACACATCCTCCTTCTTCTCCAGAAAAATAAatctaatataaaaaaaaaatcacgaaaatgcGAAGTAACCAAGTTAACACAGGGTGGTATGGGAACTGTTTCGATATATTATCTCTATTAGAAGTTCATTACAGTTTAACCTTCCGCCTAATATTCATCATGGTTATCTTCTAATTCATCTGCTCAAACGCGTCGTGCTGAATTAACTGTTGTCTTTGCTCTGAGATCGCCCAGTTTCATCTTATTCGTTGCAAATTATACTCAGCATAACTTTTACTTTTAAATGGCGATCCTTATCAGACTTTATTGTTCTTTGGAAGCTTTCTTGATCAAAAACGGCATCCAACACTATAGTGGTGCTCAAACTTTGTAGGTTTGCTAAAACTTTGTGGATTTCCTCAAACTTTGTAGATTTAACAGGTCGTGCTATGGTGTACTTGATTGGACTATCTATTATATTGGTTATCGACATTCTTATATTCCGATATTCATCCAAGCTCAAGTCTTGTCATGTCAAGAACAACGGTTTCCAAACGCATTATGGAGCAAACTTTCTTTACATGGGAGGTCACCTTTCCGGTCGTTCATTACGAAACAAATTGTACATTATTTTAACACACTTTTTTGCGTCATAAGCCATTGCTAGCCACACCTCTCAACGGAGAAAACTTTTCAACTTGACTTTATGTGGATGTTTTGCGTGAGCTCAAAACATCTGATTGCGAGTTCCAGTACACATGTTTGTACCCCGATTATGAAGAGCCTAAAGTGTTGACTAGAATTAGGctcgggtttgctcagctgtctgagcttgatcaagacgggtctatggtactaggtgaggccgtttcgtcactaagttggttaggggagcggtatataaaaaagtacggaagaaagcagaaggggatttttttccttgaagcgtgaaagagacagactgatcacgagcgagcttgggcacaagcgtattgtgttttgtttacaaacaaaacacagtagacttccaagatggctgaagagtggttttagcaagttggcccaccttaggatatacttctacgcgccttgagcTTGATAACGATCGCATCAGCAGACCGTTATCGAGAATCTAGTAAAGCGAGAAGACTCTTGCAAATTCACGGCTGATACGAACTTAGGTATTGgcttcaattcccgatcggtcagggattttttcgggttggaaattttcttgacataccATGGATGAAATGCGCTCACGCAATGCCTCAAAATGttcatttggaaaaaaatcaatttctgtgACAAAACCAGTccgttcttttatttttttattatcttgCTTACTGGTTCAGTTTGATGCTATAAAGGAAAATTCTAAcatttaattatctttaagataactcgtccagctcaaagctttgtaggggaatgaggtgggaccatcattatatttaaaatttaaaaaaaaagaaaaaaaaaataataattcaattgaAGCTTGGAAAATGCTATGAAATATCAAACTCATTAGAAATTTAGTCTGATCCCAACGCATTGCTCTAATTGTGAGCAATAGTTACGGTTCTTGGTATGGACATTTAATAGTCCATCCCTATGCTGCAGTTTTCGCTGCAACCCGCGATAAGAACCCATTGGCCGGCGACGCAACCGTTCAACCGGTGAATGGCCCCCGTCATCAAAGCAGTAGCCCCAGGATTAACTTGGGCACATATCCCGAGGATTGCTAAGCGCATCATTTCCCCCCTCCGCTCGTTGCCACAAACTAATAATaaagttaataaataaataagtaagaCGCAAAACGATGCAATGATTTTTCCTTGCCACGTTTCCGGGACCATATCGCCGTATCCGACCGTACACAGCGTTATCTGGCGGTCGGAATTCGGATCCAGCCGGATGATGCGAAGGTGCGTGGAGGTTCGCCACAGAGCGAAGGTGTCGATTAATTCCGACGGATTTTCAACATACATTATGGTATTTCCACGTATGAGCACACAGGTTGGCAGgcgagatgaaaaaaaaagagagaaggtAAAGGTAAATTTGGAAGACATTAAACATTGAAATTCTAATCTGCACTCAGGGCAGGTTCGCATGCGCGTGAGTGGGGTGCGGGATAATTCGGTTGATTGCTTTGCTtcagtcgggggaatttttcattcCTGATTAGGGACCGACTTTCGCCGCCATGTGAGGAACAGGCACGCACGTTTTGGGGGCCAATCTTTCTTCCCACTGGTGGATAATTTAATTGCTCTCGCACCCCATTCGATCTGCGCTGCTGCCGCTGGAATTTCTGGTTTCCGTAGCTAAATCCCGTACTCACCACACTCCACCATAAGGCTTGAGCAAAGTTGTTGAATATTGTGTTCTCCACTTCCTTCTCCATTAAATACACTAAAGACGAGGCAAAAATAAGGCCCAGAAATCCTATGTACAACGTTGTAATTAATTCCTGAAACGAGAATGgaacagataaagtttggtgaGAGTTAGTCGGCCACACTATCGTTACAATAATAAATCTGCTTGAATTGGTGGCCTTATCACTGTTGGCCCTCCGGGCTGATATTAACAtagttgattttttgttttcagtctcaaatctatcttctatcttctatatatataaaaatggagtgatgtctgtctgtctgtctgattcttatagactcggaaactactgaaccgatcgacatgaaaattggtatgtaggggtttttggggccggggaaggttttcgtgatattttgagacccctcccccctctctaagggggggctgccatacaaatgaaacacaaatttctgcattactcggaaattaaccaagcaaacgaaaccaaagttggcatgtgaaagttttagggtgcaataaatgtttctatgatggttagacagtccttcccccactcaaaggggggctgccatacaaatgaaacacaaatttctgcattactcgagaattaatcaagcaa
The Toxorhynchites rutilus septentrionalis strain SRP chromosome 2, ASM2978413v1, whole genome shotgun sequence genome window above contains:
- the LOC129770046 gene encoding cyclic nucleotide-gated potassium channel mll3241-like, with protein sequence MLISARRANSDKATNSSRFIIELITTLYIGFLGLIFASSLVYLMEKEVENTIFNNFAQALWWSVITLCTVGYGDMVPETWQGKIIASFCVLLIYLLTLLLVCGNERRGEMMRLAILGICAQVNPGATALMTGAIHRLNGCVAGQWVLIAGCSENCSIGMDY